In one Prosthecochloris aestuarii DSM 271 genomic region, the following are encoded:
- a CDS encoding ABC transporter permease, producing the protein MNSFAAFMTKEFYHILRDRRSAMILFGMPIIQLLLFGYAIRNEIQTVRIAIIDQSHDRITEAITDKLLSSGHFVLVDTFSSDDAIEEGFKSGEITEAIVFEAGFGRRFVREQETSVQIITDGSNPNLARIVLSYTTAVFMDYRASLLQGDEEGKGIAAETLMLFNPELKSVYLFVPGLITVILMLVSALMTSISITREKETGTMEVLLVSSLRPYQIIIGKVVPYLMLSFINVVTVLIIARFVFGVPCRGSVTLLLLESLLFILTALSLGIFISTITSSQQVAMMISLGGLLLPTVMLSGFIFPVSSMPLPLQIISTLIPARWFLVIVRGIMLKGTGIVYFWQETLVLASMTLALGILSIRKFSIRLT; encoded by the coding sequence ATGAACAGTTTTGCCGCATTCATGACCAAGGAGTTCTATCACATTCTGCGCGACCGGCGCAGTGCAATGATCCTCTTTGGTATGCCGATCATTCAGCTGCTGCTGTTCGGCTATGCCATCCGCAATGAAATCCAGACTGTAAGAATTGCTATCATCGATCAATCGCACGACCGGATAACCGAAGCAATAACCGATAAACTGCTCTCTTCAGGCCACTTCGTTCTTGTCGATACGTTCTCATCGGACGATGCCATCGAAGAAGGGTTCAAGTCAGGCGAGATCACTGAAGCGATTGTTTTTGAAGCAGGTTTCGGTCGTCGTTTCGTCAGGGAGCAGGAAACGTCGGTTCAGATCATTACCGATGGGTCGAACCCGAACCTTGCCCGCATTGTGCTCAGCTATACAACGGCTGTCTTCATGGATTACCGGGCATCTCTCCTTCAGGGAGATGAAGAAGGCAAGGGTATAGCAGCCGAAACACTGATGCTCTTCAACCCTGAGCTGAAAAGCGTCTACCTGTTCGTTCCAGGACTGATAACCGTTATTCTCATGCTGGTTTCAGCCCTGATGACGTCGATCAGCATCACAAGAGAAAAAGAGACCGGCACCATGGAAGTCCTCCTGGTTTCATCACTGAGACCCTACCAGATCATTATCGGCAAGGTCGTTCCATATCTGATGCTGTCGTTTATCAATGTCGTGACAGTGCTGATCATTGCAAGGTTTGTCTTCGGGGTTCCTTGCCGGGGCAGTGTCACGCTCCTGCTTCTCGAATCGCTTCTCTTTATTCTTACCGCGTTATCTCTTGGTATTTTCATTTCAACAATAACCTCATCGCAGCAGGTGGCGATGATGATCTCACTCGGGGGATTGCTCCTGCCGACGGTGATGCTGTCAGGCTTTATTTTTCCCGTTTCAAGTATGCCTCTGCCGCTTCAGATCATCAGCACTCTGATCCCGGCACGGTGGTTTCTGGTGATTGTTCGCGGCATTATGCTCAAAGGGACCGGCATCGTCTATTTCTGGCAGGAGACCCTGGTTCTTGCTTCAATGACCCTTGCGCTCGGAATCCTGAGCATCAGGAAGTTCTCCATACGATTGACCTGA
- a CDS encoding integrase core domain-containing protein, protein MRLEPSAVKVARWVLRGRWRSNAPPLPDIESLFKTMKYHVTYPNAFDTLEDARRWMGDFVHWYNTEHLHSSIGYVTPHQMRHGQAESIFELRNEAINQARQLHPERWGSRPAKQWIVNRGVVLNPDKK, encoded by the coding sequence GTGAGGCTTGAGCCCAGTGCGGTGAAAGTCGCACGCTGGGTTCTTAGGGGACGGTGGCGTAGCAATGCGCCGCCGTTACCCGACATCGAGTCGCTGTTCAAGACGATGAAGTACCATGTCACCTATCCGAATGCGTTTGATACGCTTGAAGATGCCCGCCGTTGGATGGGCGACTTCGTGCACTGGTACAATACCGAACACCTGCATTCTTCAATTGGCTACGTAACACCGCATCAGATGCGACACGGACAGGCAGAATCGATTTTCGAACTTCGAAATGAGGCAATAAATCAGGCCAGACAGTTGCATCCTGAACGCTGGGGTTCACGACCAGCAAAGCAATGGATTGTTAACCGGGGAGTGGTGCTCAACCCGGACAAAAAGTGA
- a CDS encoding DDE-type integrase/transposase/recombinase, translating into MILEAHKAEVIMLIEEAHGNGARYSKACEVVGISHRTLQRWKQCGLKDRRKGSQKTVVRKVPQETRDEIINVCNEPRFRDLTPYEIVPQLLEEGRYLASERTIYRILRKADQVHHRSELRVGHRHAKPPERKATGPNQVYTWDITYMGRTVRGLFYYAYVVKDLFDRSIVGWAVHEEESEKHSRALFARILNGGKVKLKALHADNGHPMKGDTLMALLQKLNVAVSHSRPRTSNDNPFVRRESRIVELFFEPVVPSTAPTGTCRGSNPSV; encoded by the coding sequence TTGATCCTGGAAGCCCATAAGGCTGAAGTCATTATGCTGATAGAAGAAGCACATGGAAACGGAGCCCGTTACAGCAAGGCCTGTGAGGTTGTTGGGATCTCTCATCGCACCCTCCAGCGCTGGAAGCAATGTGGCCTGAAAGACCGACGCAAAGGGTCACAGAAAACCGTTGTGAGAAAGGTTCCTCAGGAAACCAGGGATGAAATCATCAATGTCTGTAACGAGCCTCGGTTCCGGGATCTGACACCGTATGAAATCGTGCCCCAGCTTCTGGAAGAAGGCCGCTATCTGGCTTCAGAACGAACGATCTACCGTATCCTGAGGAAAGCTGATCAGGTGCACCATCGGAGTGAGCTGCGCGTCGGTCACCGTCATGCCAAGCCGCCGGAACGCAAGGCTACAGGCCCGAATCAGGTGTACACATGGGACATCACCTATATGGGGCGTACGGTAAGAGGCCTATTCTATTACGCGTATGTTGTCAAGGATCTCTTTGACAGATCCATCGTCGGCTGGGCGGTTCACGAAGAAGAAAGCGAAAAGCACAGCCGAGCTCTCTTCGCCCGGATACTGAACGGAGGCAAGGTAAAACTCAAGGCGCTTCACGCTGATAACGGTCACCCGATGAAAGGTGATACGCTGATGGCCCTTCTGCAAAAGCTCAATGTTGCAGTCTCGCACAGCAGGCCACGGACCAGCAATGACAACCCCTTCGTGCGACGTGAAAGTCGCATAGTTGAACTGTTCTTTGAACCAGTTGTGCCGTCAACTGCTCCCACCGGCACATGCAGAGGGAGTAATCCTTCTGTGTGA
- a CDS encoding ABC transporter ATP-binding protein: protein MAEPSVVIEHVSKKFGEITALQDVSFQVFHGEIFGLIGADGAGKTTLMRILTTLILPDSGQATINGRDIVSAYRSIRERIGYMPGRFSLYPDLSVEENLRFFASVFSTSIEENYDLVKDIYQQLEPFKKRRAGKLSGGMKQKLALSCALIHKPEVLFLDEPTTGVDAVSRMEFWQMLKRLKEQNITILVSTPYMDEAGLCDRIGMMQKGKLLAVDTPDEITELVPMQLFAIRVDQMHRLTEALRSYPYSASAYAFGQVVHYRDRRKHPNEHELKEFLKVQGFSAVMIRRINPGIEDTFIALMEREDGTHDKL from the coding sequence ATGGCTGAACCCTCAGTTGTCATTGAACACGTCTCTAAAAAATTTGGAGAAATCACCGCATTGCAGGATGTGTCGTTTCAGGTTTTCCACGGTGAAATTTTCGGTCTGATCGGGGCGGATGGAGCAGGCAAAACCACCTTGATGAGAATTCTGACGACACTTATCCTGCCCGACAGCGGACAAGCAACAATCAATGGCAGAGATATCGTCAGTGCCTACCGTTCAATTCGAGAGCGAATAGGTTATATGCCCGGGCGCTTCTCCCTATACCCCGATCTCAGTGTTGAGGAAAATCTCCGGTTTTTCGCATCGGTTTTCTCGACAAGCATCGAAGAAAACTATGACCTGGTCAAGGATATCTATCAGCAGCTTGAGCCTTTCAAAAAAAGACGTGCAGGAAAACTCTCCGGGGGTATGAAACAGAAACTGGCACTTTCATGCGCGCTGATCCATAAACCGGAGGTTCTTTTTCTTGATGAGCCGACGACGGGTGTCGACGCTGTCTCCCGCATGGAGTTCTGGCAGATGCTCAAACGCCTGAAAGAACAGAATATTACCATTCTGGTGTCGACGCCTTACATGGATGAAGCCGGACTGTGCGACAGGATAGGGATGATGCAGAAGGGGAAACTGCTCGCCGTCGATACCCCGGACGAGATAACAGAGCTTGTGCCCATGCAACTCTTTGCCATACGTGTTGATCAGATGCATCGCCTTACCGAAGCGCTGAGAAGCTATCCTTATAGTGCCTCGGCCTACGCATTCGGCCAGGTCGTTCATTACCGGGACCGAAGAAAGCACCCGAACGAGCATGAGCTGAAAGAGTTTCTCAAAGTACAGGGATTCAGTGCAGTCATGATTCGCAGGATCAACCCGGGGATTGAAGATACCTTTATCGCGCTTATGGAGCGGGAGGATGGAACCCATGACAAACTCTGA
- the fxsT gene encoding FxSxx-COOH system tetratricopeptide repeat protein — protein MDQEKKDFFISYTGADQQWAEWIAWQLEKAGYTTVLQAWDFHAGSNFVQDMQAALEKAQRTIAVLSPRYLQSAYARAEWSAVFAEDPTGEKGILIPVRIEPCELKGLHKAIVYIDLVRKERKDAQAFLLKELQHVLEKSRRKPKQEPGYPGEFKPEPRYPGSLPDVWNIPRRNPNFTGRDQLLQDLHASLTDGNHTALTQQALHGLGGIGKSQLAIEYAYRYSTSYAHAWWIRAEEDASIITDYAALATALQLPEKDAEEQTVIIEAVRRWLNTHHGWLLVFDNARDAASIRHYLPDSTGGRVLITSRNPDWRTIGRPLQVTVWERYESIAFLKQRTGQDQQENRDANELADELGDLPLALEQAAAFIEKRHITISEYLKLYRTRRKDLLDRTKPSDDYPDTIATTWVMAFEAIRDVPLASDLLFFSSIIAPDAIPKDLIKQALEQRVDDQDHEEQSIDELDFHDTIDALCSYSLISPDTDTFSIHRLVQAVTQDRMGPEAMAHYRKEMLQSLLALFPQEGYNTPSCWPLCAQLLPHAEKIMEISEPSVSMASLLNNMGSYYHGRASYAQAEPLYRRALGIDEKALGLEHPYVATSLNNLAGLLYAQGKYGEAEPLYRRALLIREEQLGGEHPYVATSLNNLAGLLKAQGKYGEAEPLYRRALGIDEKALGLEHPEVATDLNNLAGLLYAQGKYGEAEPLYRRALLIREEQLGGEHPYVATSLNNLAELYRAQGKYGEAEPLYRRALLIREEQLGGEHPSVATSLNNLAVLLYAQGKYGEAEPLYRRALGIDEKALGLEHPEVATDLNNLAGLLYAQGKYGEAEPLYRRALLIREEQLGGKHPDVAQSLNNLAGLLDAQGKYGEAEPLYRRALGICEQSLGASHPNTITMQNNLEVLLEKMKDSGDREKKS, from the coding sequence ATGGATCAGGAAAAAAAGGATTTTTTCATCAGCTATACCGGAGCCGACCAGCAGTGGGCCGAGTGGATCGCCTGGCAGCTTGAAAAGGCTGGATATACAACTGTGCTGCAAGCCTGGGATTTTCATGCAGGTTCCAACTTTGTACAGGACATGCAAGCGGCATTGGAAAAGGCACAGCGTACTATTGCTGTTCTTTCGCCACGATATCTGCAATCAGCGTACGCACGGGCTGAATGGTCTGCTGTTTTTGCTGAAGATCCCACAGGAGAAAAAGGAATACTCATTCCTGTTCGCATCGAGCCCTGTGAGCTCAAAGGCCTGCATAAAGCGATTGTCTATATCGACCTTGTTCGGAAAGAGAGAAAAGACGCACAAGCATTTCTGCTTAAGGAACTCCAGCATGTACTTGAAAAAAGCCGTCGCAAACCGAAACAGGAACCAGGCTATCCTGGAGAATTCAAGCCAGAACCGAGATACCCTGGTTCCCTTCCCGATGTCTGGAACATTCCCCGTCGAAACCCGAACTTCACCGGACGTGATCAACTGCTCCAGGATCTTCATGCTTCACTGACTGACGGCAACCATACGGCGCTCACCCAGCAGGCACTCCATGGGTTGGGAGGTATCGGCAAATCACAGCTGGCAATCGAATACGCGTATCGATACAGTACATCCTATGCTCATGCATGGTGGATACGTGCAGAAGAAGACGCAAGTATCATCACTGATTATGCCGCTCTGGCAACAGCATTGCAGTTGCCGGAAAAAGATGCCGAAGAGCAGACGGTTATCATCGAAGCCGTACGCAGATGGCTCAATACGCATCATGGCTGGCTTCTGGTTTTCGATAATGCCCGAGATGCAGCAAGTATTCGCCACTATCTGCCGGACAGCACAGGGGGGCGTGTGCTCATCACCTCCCGCAATCCTGACTGGAGAACCATCGGCAGGCCGCTGCAGGTAACGGTCTGGGAACGCTATGAATCCATCGCGTTTCTGAAACAGCGAACCGGCCAGGATCAGCAAGAAAACAGGGATGCCAACGAACTGGCTGATGAGCTTGGTGATCTGCCCCTGGCCCTCGAACAGGCCGCCGCCTTTATCGAGAAGCGGCATATCACGATAAGCGAGTACCTGAAACTGTATCGTACGCGCCGCAAGGATCTTCTGGACAGAACGAAGCCCTCTGACGATTATCCCGATACGATCGCTACGACCTGGGTGATGGCGTTCGAGGCCATCAGGGATGTTCCTTTGGCCAGTGACCTGCTGTTCTTCAGCAGCATCATCGCACCCGATGCGATCCCCAAAGATCTGATCAAACAGGCGCTGGAACAGCGTGTTGATGATCAGGACCATGAAGAACAATCGATCGATGAACTCGATTTTCACGATACCATCGATGCCCTCTGTTCGTATTCACTGATCAGCCCTGACACCGACACCTTTTCCATCCATCGCCTGGTGCAGGCCGTAACCCAGGACAGGATGGGGCCGGAAGCAATGGCTCACTACAGAAAGGAGATGCTCCAGTCCCTTCTGGCCCTGTTTCCCCAAGAAGGCTACAACACGCCATCATGCTGGCCGTTATGCGCACAACTGCTCCCTCATGCGGAAAAGATCATGGAAATAAGCGAGCCATCGGTAAGCATGGCATCATTGTTGAACAACATGGGGAGCTACTATCATGGGCGCGCCTCATATGCGCAAGCCGAGCCGCTGTACCGCCGCGCGTTGGGGATTGATGAAAAAGCGTTGGGATTGGAACATCCGTATGTTGCGACGAGCCTGAACAATCTGGCGGGATTGCTGTATGCGCAGGGAAAGTACGGAGAAGCCGAGCCGCTGTACCGCCGCGCGCTGTTGATCAGGGAAGAGCAGCTGGGAGGAGAACATCCGTATGTTGCGACGAGCCTGAACAATCTGGCGGGATTGCTGAAAGCGCAGGGAAAGTACGGAGAAGCCGAGCCGCTGTACCGCCGCGCGTTGGGGATTGATGAAAAAGCGTTGGGATTGGAACACCCCGAAGTGGCAACTGATCTGAACAATCTGGCGGGATTGCTGTATGCGCAGGGAAAGTACGGAGAAGCCGAGCCGCTGTACCGCCGCGCGCTGTTGATCAGGGAAGAGCAGCTGGGAGGAGAACATCCGTATGTTGCGACGAGCCTGAACAATCTGGCGGAATTGTATCGGGCGCAGGGAAAGTACGGAGAAGCCGAGCCGCTGTACCGCCGCGCGCTGTTGATCAGGGAAGAGCAGCTGGGAGGAGAACATCCCTCTGTTGCGACGAGCCTGAACAATCTGGCGGTATTGCTGTATGCGCAGGGAAAGTACGGAGAAGCCGAGCCGCTGTACCGCCGCGCGCTGGGGATTGATGAAAAAGCGTTGGGATTGGAACACCCCGAAGTGGCAACTGATCTGAACAATCTGGCGGGATTGCTGTATGCGCAGGGAAAGTACGGAGAAGCCGAGCCGCTGTACCGCCGCGCGCTGTTGATCAGGGAAGAGCAGCTGGGAGGAAAACATCCGGATGTCGCCCAGAGCCTGAACAATCTGGCGGGATTGCTGGATGCGCAGGGAAAGTACGGAGAAGCTGAGCCGCTGTACCGCCGCGCACTGGGGATATGTGAGCAGTCATTAGGAGCATCGCATCCGAATACGATCACGATGCAGAACAACCTGGAAGTGCTGCTTGAGAAAATGAAGGATTCGGGTGATAGGGAGAAGAAATCATAG
- a CDS encoding ABC transporter ATP-binding protein, with product MTNSDRALSIEANELTKCFGSFCAVDRLSFGVNRGEIFGFLGANGAGKTTAIRMLCGLLEPSSGRASVAGFDVGSMAEKVKQNIGYMSQRFSLCDDLTVRENIRFYGGIYGLCDRDIKARTGEMLQRLDLASSADVRLGSLPPGWKQKLAFSVAMVHNPEIVFLDEPTGGVDPVTRRRFWELIYEAASRDVTIFVTTHYMDEAEYCDRVSIMVDGRIAALDSPRHLKETFDVPSMNEVFLRLARSTGDEKREERQ from the coding sequence ATGACAAACTCTGACAGAGCCTTGAGCATAGAGGCAAATGAGCTGACGAAATGCTTCGGCTCTTTCTGTGCCGTCGATCGGCTCTCTTTTGGGGTGAACAGAGGAGAGATCTTCGGTTTTCTCGGTGCAAACGGTGCAGGAAAGACAACGGCTATCAGAATGCTCTGCGGCCTGCTTGAGCCATCTTCGGGAAGGGCATCTGTCGCCGGTTTCGATGTAGGTTCCATGGCCGAAAAGGTCAAACAGAACATCGGCTATATGAGTCAGCGTTTCTCGCTCTGCGACGATCTTACGGTACGAGAAAATATAAGGTTTTACGGGGGCATCTACGGCCTCTGTGACCGCGATATCAAGGCTCGAACCGGAGAGATGCTCCAACGTCTCGATCTTGCATCGTCTGCCGATGTCCGTCTCGGTTCTCTTCCTCCCGGGTGGAAACAGAAACTCGCGTTTTCAGTCGCCATGGTTCATAATCCTGAAATCGTCTTTCTCGACGAACCGACCGGCGGTGTCGATCCGGTGACGAGACGACGATTCTGGGAACTGATCTACGAGGCAGCGTCAAGAGACGTGACCATCTTCGTTACAACTCATTACATGGATGAAGCGGAGTATTGCGATCGGGTTTCGATTATGGTAGACGGCAGGATAGCGGCCCTCGATTCGCCACGTCATCTCAAAGAAACGTTTGACGTTCCATCCATGAACGAGGTTTTTCTCCGGCTTGCACGAAGCACCGGTGATGAAAAGAGGGAGGAGCGGCAATGA
- the ltrA gene encoding group II intron reverse transcriptase/maturase, with protein MNMGSTVCAPSASNWQGIEWSQVKRQVKRLQARIVKATQEGRHCKVKALQWLLTHSFSGKALAVKHVTENRGKHTPGVDNQIWITPKAKTNAIASLKRRGYKPLPLRRINIPKKNGKTRPLGIPTMKDRAMQALYQLALEPVAETTADDNSYGFRPWRSTADASARCFTCLAQRNSAQWVLEADIASCFDAISHEWLIDNIPTDTPILRKWLKAGFVFNNELFPTEAGTPQGGIISPVLANMCLDGLEKALAKAFPQAKKRGLKMHMVRYADDFIITGHSKEWLQDEVMPVLTEFLSQRGLQLSEEKTRVTHITEGFDFLGWNMRKYGGKLLIKPSKQSIKSHLKKVREIIKGNKTAKQVSLIYLLNPIMRGWANYHQHVVAKKAFARNDAEIWSMLWKWVKRRHPNKGMRWVKARYFKTQNARNWVFAAKDEATGKEIRLVTEADTPIKRHVKIKSKANPHNPVWAEYFAARNKQMKKSAPMYSRASQGALCEA; from the coding sequence ATGAACATGGGTAGTACCGTGTGTGCACCTTCGGCCTCCAACTGGCAAGGGATTGAATGGTCTCAGGTCAAACGGCAGGTCAAGAGGCTTCAGGCCCGTATTGTAAAGGCAACACAGGAAGGTCGCCACTGCAAAGTAAAAGCATTGCAGTGGTTACTGACTCACTCGTTTAGCGGCAAAGCTCTTGCTGTGAAGCATGTGACGGAAAACCGGGGAAAACACACCCCGGGAGTTGATAACCAAATCTGGATAACGCCAAAAGCAAAAACCAATGCTATAGCATCACTAAAGCGAAGGGGTTACAAGCCCCTCCCTCTTCGAAGGATCAATATCCCGAAGAAGAACGGCAAGACCCGACCTCTCGGCATCCCGACAATGAAAGACAGGGCCATGCAGGCACTTTATCAGCTTGCACTGGAACCTGTAGCGGAAACCACTGCGGACGATAACTCGTACGGGTTTCGGCCATGGCGGTCAACAGCAGACGCGAGTGCACGGTGTTTTACCTGCCTCGCTCAACGCAATTCCGCCCAATGGGTACTTGAGGCTGATATTGCCAGTTGCTTCGATGCTATAAGCCATGAGTGGTTGATCGACAACATCCCCACGGATACCCCGATCCTTCGCAAATGGCTGAAAGCAGGCTTCGTGTTCAACAACGAGCTCTTTCCCACAGAAGCCGGTACGCCGCAAGGCGGTATTATCAGTCCGGTTCTGGCAAACATGTGTCTTGACGGTCTCGAGAAGGCGCTGGCGAAAGCCTTTCCGCAAGCAAAGAAACGCGGCCTAAAAATGCACATGGTTCGATACGCTGATGATTTCATCATTACTGGTCACTCGAAAGAGTGGCTCCAGGATGAGGTCATGCCTGTACTCACCGAGTTTCTGTCACAACGGGGACTCCAGCTGTCAGAGGAAAAAACCAGGGTAACGCACATCACGGAAGGATTTGATTTCCTCGGCTGGAACATGCGAAAATATGGTGGCAAGCTTTTGATCAAGCCATCAAAACAGAGCATCAAGTCACACCTCAAAAAGGTGCGGGAAATCATTAAAGGCAATAAAACGGCCAAACAGGTAAGCTTGATCTACCTCCTCAATCCCATAATGAGGGGATGGGCAAACTACCATCAACATGTGGTCGCCAAGAAAGCCTTTGCTCGCAATGACGCAGAAATCTGGTCAATGCTCTGGAAATGGGTAAAAAGACGACATCCAAACAAAGGAATGCGATGGGTCAAGGCACGGTACTTCAAGACCCAAAACGCCCGCAACTGGGTGTTTGCCGCTAAGGATGAGGCCACAGGCAAGGAAATCAGGCTTGTCACTGAAGCCGATACACCAATCAAGCGGCATGTCAAAATCAAGTCAAAGGCGAACCCTCACAATCCAGTGTGGGCCGAATACTTTGCAGCCCGTAACAAACAGATGAAGAAATCAGCACCGATGTACAGCCGGGCGTCACAGGGCGCCTTATGTGAGGCTTGA
- a CDS encoding recombinase family protein, translating to MRLFGYARVSTGQQSLDLQVKTLKAAGVKPHRLFTDTESGSTMHRDGLQVLRHKVEEGDVILITKLDRLGRDTADMIQLIKDFDEVGVAVRFLDDGISTEGAMGKMVVTILSAVAQAERQRILERTNEGRLEAKAKGVQFGRKRSIDRKKVLALKEQGLGATDIARQMSIGRSTVYVILQDEKKRTMQRGKLSGGT from the coding sequence ATGCGACTCTTCGGTTATGCCCGAGTTTCGACCGGACAGCAATCACTTGACCTGCAGGTCAAGACATTGAAAGCTGCCGGTGTGAAACCGCATCGGTTATTCACGGACACGGAATCCGGTAGCACTATGCATCGTGATGGGTTACAGGTTCTTCGGCACAAAGTCGAAGAGGGAGATGTGATCCTGATCACGAAGCTCGACCGGCTTGGCCGTGACACGGCGGACATGATCCAGTTGATCAAGGATTTTGATGAGGTGGGTGTGGCGGTCCGGTTTCTCGATGACGGGATCAGCACCGAAGGGGCGATGGGGAAGATGGTGGTGACCATTCTTTCAGCTGTCGCCCAGGCAGAACGGCAAAGGATTCTCGAGCGGACCAACGAGGGGCGCCTTGAGGCGAAAGCGAAGGGCGTTCAGTTCGGGAGGAAACGATCGATTGACCGGAAGAAAGTGTTGGCACTGAAAGAGCAGGGGCTTGGAGCTACTGACATTGCCCGGCAGATGAGTATTGGAAGGTCTACCGTGTATGTGATACTGCAGGATGAAAAGAAGAGAACAATGCAGCGGGGCAAGCTAAGCGGAGGCACTTGA
- a CDS encoding ABC transporter permease: MRTIVFLLRKEFLQIFRNKGMLPIMFIMPFIQLIILSNAATFDVKNVQFSLIDKDRSVLSDLFAEHVGSSPYFTLTSGSMSDQQAFNAILEGRDKLSIVIPEDFEKDLYRYAQAKVQLMIDAEDGYSAGIIQAYTREIIESFNGTIISQRLLAPGTRTLTESPQVGNIRIISSSWFNPELDYIDFMVPGILVILVTMIGLFLSAMNIVREKEAGTIEQINVTPVKRYQFITGKLLPFWIIGLGELTVGLFIARVLFDVPMLGSYPLIYAVASIYLLVVLGMGMLISTVTETQQQAMFIAWFFMVIFVLMSGLFTTIESMPVWAQNLTLLNPVRFFVDIMRRIMLKGSGIQHIARETTGLAVYAVIMLSVAVNRYKKTSG, translated from the coding sequence ATGAGAACAATTGTCTTTCTCTTACGCAAAGAGTTTCTGCAAATATTCAGGAACAAGGGTATGCTGCCTATCATGTTTATCATGCCCTTCATCCAGCTTATCATTCTTTCCAATGCGGCAACATTTGACGTAAAAAATGTGCAGTTCTCACTTATTGACAAGGATCGTTCCGTATTATCAGACCTCTTTGCCGAACACGTCGGCTCATCGCCATATTTCACGCTCACGTCAGGAAGCATGAGCGATCAACAGGCATTCAATGCAATTCTTGAAGGTCGTGACAAACTCAGCATTGTCATACCTGAAGATTTCGAAAAAGATCTTTATCGTTACGCTCAAGCCAAAGTCCAGCTGATGATCGATGCAGAAGACGGCTATTCCGCCGGCATTATTCAAGCCTACACCCGTGAAATCATCGAATCGTTCAATGGGACAATCATTTCTCAACGTCTCCTGGCGCCAGGAACCAGAACGTTAACGGAAAGCCCGCAGGTGGGCAATATCCGCATTATTTCCAGTAGCTGGTTCAACCCGGAACTGGACTATATCGACTTTATGGTGCCGGGCATTCTGGTTATTCTTGTCACCATGATCGGACTGTTTCTTTCCGCGATGAACATTGTCAGAGAAAAAGAGGCAGGAACCATAGAGCAGATCAATGTCACTCCGGTCAAGCGCTATCAGTTCATTACAGGAAAACTCCTGCCTTTCTGGATTATCGGGCTGGGTGAGCTGACTGTCGGTCTCTTTATTGCCAGGGTGCTGTTTGATGTTCCGATGCTCGGAAGCTATCCACTCATCTATGCCGTTGCCTCGATATATCTGCTCGTCGTTCTGGGTATGGGGATGCTGATTTCAACTGTCACGGAAACCCAGCAGCAAGCCATGTTCATTGCCTGGTTCTTCATGGTCATCTTCGTTCTGATGAGTGGCCTGTTTACGACGATAGAAAGCATGCCCGTCTGGGCTCAAAACCTGACGCTCCTGAACCCGGTCCGGTTCTTCGTCGATATCATGCGGAGAATCATGCTCAAAGGATCCGGCATACAGCACATCGCCCGCGAAACAACCGGACTTGCCGTCTACGCCGTTATTATGCTCAGCGTTGCCGTCAACCGCTACAAAAAAACATCAGGCTGA